A DNA window from Pseudorasbora parva isolate DD20220531a chromosome 5, ASM2467924v1, whole genome shotgun sequence contains the following coding sequences:
- the znf148 gene encoding zinc finger protein 148 isoform X1: MRFSSTAQRSAMNIDDKLEGILMKCGPVGLHHSSRGLASRVDGRGRRGSLDMTLGERSLANHPLLAEDDDDDDDDDVDDDEDLAGGGLTSHDLISHDDLMVHEETVKNDGQDEPSFSQRISHKLHYTLNMPVNIKQELKVPDSLILNKKEKKPGRDPSDCHKKKKRKQRSPAKILTINEDGSLGHQSPKTHVCEHCNAVFRTNYHLQRHVFIHTGEKPFQCNQCDMRFIQKYLLQRHEKIHTGEKPFRCDECGMKFIQKYHMERHKRTHSGEKPYQCDYCHQFFSRTDRVLKHRRMCHENKDRKVLKAAAKDGPFRTPESLGFSFPVKECTLPKKKRQKTSDKNRVLLTSPTVDKVDEAGNEEKTEDRLAKSECLPLYAVATKVKDEYVVTDYSVELPDSLPGTRHLAGEESNDEIISPPKLVLKKIASRRGLKQQALEPSQSLSPLSTFEESKVTRYTFEIVDNKGLLDVETNPDMESVDALQGGQAKSTGSSTNYDDAMQFLKKKRYLQAATANSSRDYALNVSSIVSQPSVTQAAVASVIDETVPATILSETQTLNVEIKSNNEKNVLPDEVLQTLLDHYSNKANGQAEISFSVADTEVTSSISINSSDENSPNEALGTSSQAPPAEKASLLQEYSKFLQQALERTSQNDTYLNNQSLTFVNDSASLAGQPLFSTEKQFTSPSRFRPSMNSPLRSTLEKPNFSLLVDSQHSFSFSGDETNPSSVSPTEDFLDQVSSPKKTDVQSISQTFQIATFDQNFRSQFPSSRSGISSQFSIASGQVSLRGHGGTDFPEFSLVSETRTQLTSSPDATSSQTFG, translated from the exons ATGCG CTTCAGCTCAACTGCTCAGCGTTCAGCGATGAACATTGATGACAAGCTGGAGGGGATTCTTATGAAATGTGGCCCTGTGGGTCTTCACCACTCATCCAGAGGTTTGGCCTCAAGGGTGGAtggaagaggaagaagaggcAGTTTGGATATGACGCTTGGGGAACGGAGCTTGGCTAATCATCCCCTTTTGGCagaggatgatgatgacgacgatgatgatgatgttgatgacgACGAAGACCTGGCAGGTGGAGGCCTGACCTCACATGATCTGATATCCCATGATGACCTGATGGTGCATGAGGAGACGGTGAAAAATGATGGACAGGATGAACCATCTTTCTCACAGCGAATCTCCCATAAGTTACATTATACGCTCAATATGCCA GTCAATATAAAGCAGGAGTTGAAAGTACCAGACTCATTGATTCTGAATAAAAAGGAGAAGAAACCAGGGAGAGACCCATCCGACTGTCAcaaaaagaagaagagaaagCAACGCTCGCCTGCAAAG ATTCTCACTATCAATGAAGATGGCTCACTTGGGCACCAGAGCCCAAAAACTCATGTCTGTGAGCACTGCAATGCTGTTTTTCGGACAAACTACCATTTACAAAGACATGTCTTCATTCACACAG gtgaAAAGCCTTTCCAGTGCAATCAATGTGATATGCGCTTTATTCAGAAGTACTTGCTTCAGAGACATGAGAAGATCCACACAG GAGAAAAACCATTTCGCTGTGATGAgtgtggaatgaaatttattcaGAAATACCACATGGAGAGACATAAGAGAACACACAGTGGGGAGAAGCCTTACCAGTGTGACTACTGCCATCAG TTTTTCTCCAGAACTGACAGAGTACTGAAGCACAGACGAATGTGCCATGAGAATAAGGACAGGAAGGTGTTGAAAGCAGCTGCCAAAGATGGCCCTTTTCGCACCCCAGAGAGTTTGGGTTTCTCTTTTCCTGTCAAGGAATGTACCCTTCCCAAGAAGAAACGTCAGAAGACCTCTGATAAAAACCGGGTCTTGCTCACAAGTCCCACTGTTGACAAAGTGGATGAAGCTGGTAATGAGGAGAAGACGGAAGACCGACTCGCTAAAAGTGAGTGTCTTCCTCTTTACGCTGTAGCCACCAAGGTGAAGGACGAGTATGTAGTTACAGATTATTCAGTTGAGCTCCCTGATTCCCTGCCTGGTACCAGGCATCTTGCAGGGGAGGAGTCTAATGATGAGATAATTAGTCCTCCGAAACTAGTGCTGAAAAAAATCGCCAGCAGGAGAGGTTTGAAACAGCAGGCTCTAGAACCATCCCAAAGTCTCTCTCCCTTATCCACATTCGAAGAGAGCAAAGTAACGAGATACACATTTGAGATCGTGGATAACAAAGGCCTATTAGATGTCGAGACCAATCCTGACATGGAGTCGGTTGATGCCCTGCAAGGAGGACAAGCAAAGTCAACCGGGAGCAGCACAAACTATGATGACGCCATGCAGTTTCTTAAAAAGAAACGATACCTTCAGGCGGCCACAGCTAACTCTAGTCGAGACTATGCTCTTAATGTGAGCAGCATCGTGTCGCAGCCCTCTgtcactcaggcagcagtagCGAGTGTCATCGATGAGACCGTTCCCGCCACAATCCTCTCTGAGACTCAGACGCTGAATGTGGAGATCAAGTCCAATAACGAGAAGAATGTCCTTCCAGACGAGGTCTTGCAGACGCTTCTTGATCACTACTCCAATAAGGCCAATGGCCAAGCAGAGATTTCCTTCAGTGTGGCGGACACAGAGGTCACGTCCAGCATCTCGATCAACTCTTCTGATGAGAACAGCCCCAACGAGGCTTTGGGAACCAGCTCACAAGCGCCTCCGGCCGAGAAGGCCAGCCTTCTGCAAGAGTATTCCAAGTTTCTTCAGCAAGCACTGGAAAGGACCAGTCAGAATGACACCTACCTGAACAACCAGAGTCTTACATTTGTAAATGACAGTGCCAGTCTCGCTGGCCAGCCTTTGTTTTCCACAGAGAAGCAATTCACCTCCCCATCCCGGTTCAGACCAAGCATGAATTCTCCATTGAGATCCACCTTGGAGAAACCTAACTTTAGCCTTTTAGTAGATTCCCAACACTCCTTTTCCTTTTCAGGTGATGAGACAAACCCTTCCTCAGTTTCACCGACGGAGGACTTCCTCGACCAAGTATCCTCTCCCAAAAAGACAGACGTGCAAAGCATCAGTCAGACATTTCAGATTGCTACTTTCGACCAGAACTTTCGTTCTCAATTCCCGAGCTCACGATCTGGAATATCCTCACAGTTTAGCATTGCCAGTGGACAAGTTAGCTTGAGAGGTCATGGAGGAACAGACTTTCCAGAGTTCTCTCTTGTTAGTGAAACAAGAACTCAACTAACTTCATCTCCAGATGCTACAAGCAGCCAAACCTTTGGCTAA
- the znf148 gene encoding zinc finger protein 148 isoform X2 — protein MNIDDKLEGILMKCGPVGLHHSSRGLASRVDGRGRRGSLDMTLGERSLANHPLLAEDDDDDDDDDVDDDEDLAGGGLTSHDLISHDDLMVHEETVKNDGQDEPSFSQRISHKLHYTLNMPVNIKQELKVPDSLILNKKEKKPGRDPSDCHKKKKRKQRSPAKILTINEDGSLGHQSPKTHVCEHCNAVFRTNYHLQRHVFIHTGEKPFQCNQCDMRFIQKYLLQRHEKIHTGEKPFRCDECGMKFIQKYHMERHKRTHSGEKPYQCDYCHQFFSRTDRVLKHRRMCHENKDRKVLKAAAKDGPFRTPESLGFSFPVKECTLPKKKRQKTSDKNRVLLTSPTVDKVDEAGNEEKTEDRLAKSECLPLYAVATKVKDEYVVTDYSVELPDSLPGTRHLAGEESNDEIISPPKLVLKKIASRRGLKQQALEPSQSLSPLSTFEESKVTRYTFEIVDNKGLLDVETNPDMESVDALQGGQAKSTGSSTNYDDAMQFLKKKRYLQAATANSSRDYALNVSSIVSQPSVTQAAVASVIDETVPATILSETQTLNVEIKSNNEKNVLPDEVLQTLLDHYSNKANGQAEISFSVADTEVTSSISINSSDENSPNEALGTSSQAPPAEKASLLQEYSKFLQQALERTSQNDTYLNNQSLTFVNDSASLAGQPLFSTEKQFTSPSRFRPSMNSPLRSTLEKPNFSLLVDSQHSFSFSGDETNPSSVSPTEDFLDQVSSPKKTDVQSISQTFQIATFDQNFRSQFPSSRSGISSQFSIASGQVSLRGHGGTDFPEFSLVSETRTQLTSSPDATSSQTFG, from the exons ATGAACATTGATGACAAGCTGGAGGGGATTCTTATGAAATGTGGCCCTGTGGGTCTTCACCACTCATCCAGAGGTTTGGCCTCAAGGGTGGAtggaagaggaagaagaggcAGTTTGGATATGACGCTTGGGGAACGGAGCTTGGCTAATCATCCCCTTTTGGCagaggatgatgatgacgacgatgatgatgatgttgatgacgACGAAGACCTGGCAGGTGGAGGCCTGACCTCACATGATCTGATATCCCATGATGACCTGATGGTGCATGAGGAGACGGTGAAAAATGATGGACAGGATGAACCATCTTTCTCACAGCGAATCTCCCATAAGTTACATTATACGCTCAATATGCCA GTCAATATAAAGCAGGAGTTGAAAGTACCAGACTCATTGATTCTGAATAAAAAGGAGAAGAAACCAGGGAGAGACCCATCCGACTGTCAcaaaaagaagaagagaaagCAACGCTCGCCTGCAAAG ATTCTCACTATCAATGAAGATGGCTCACTTGGGCACCAGAGCCCAAAAACTCATGTCTGTGAGCACTGCAATGCTGTTTTTCGGACAAACTACCATTTACAAAGACATGTCTTCATTCACACAG gtgaAAAGCCTTTCCAGTGCAATCAATGTGATATGCGCTTTATTCAGAAGTACTTGCTTCAGAGACATGAGAAGATCCACACAG GAGAAAAACCATTTCGCTGTGATGAgtgtggaatgaaatttattcaGAAATACCACATGGAGAGACATAAGAGAACACACAGTGGGGAGAAGCCTTACCAGTGTGACTACTGCCATCAG TTTTTCTCCAGAACTGACAGAGTACTGAAGCACAGACGAATGTGCCATGAGAATAAGGACAGGAAGGTGTTGAAAGCAGCTGCCAAAGATGGCCCTTTTCGCACCCCAGAGAGTTTGGGTTTCTCTTTTCCTGTCAAGGAATGTACCCTTCCCAAGAAGAAACGTCAGAAGACCTCTGATAAAAACCGGGTCTTGCTCACAAGTCCCACTGTTGACAAAGTGGATGAAGCTGGTAATGAGGAGAAGACGGAAGACCGACTCGCTAAAAGTGAGTGTCTTCCTCTTTACGCTGTAGCCACCAAGGTGAAGGACGAGTATGTAGTTACAGATTATTCAGTTGAGCTCCCTGATTCCCTGCCTGGTACCAGGCATCTTGCAGGGGAGGAGTCTAATGATGAGATAATTAGTCCTCCGAAACTAGTGCTGAAAAAAATCGCCAGCAGGAGAGGTTTGAAACAGCAGGCTCTAGAACCATCCCAAAGTCTCTCTCCCTTATCCACATTCGAAGAGAGCAAAGTAACGAGATACACATTTGAGATCGTGGATAACAAAGGCCTATTAGATGTCGAGACCAATCCTGACATGGAGTCGGTTGATGCCCTGCAAGGAGGACAAGCAAAGTCAACCGGGAGCAGCACAAACTATGATGACGCCATGCAGTTTCTTAAAAAGAAACGATACCTTCAGGCGGCCACAGCTAACTCTAGTCGAGACTATGCTCTTAATGTGAGCAGCATCGTGTCGCAGCCCTCTgtcactcaggcagcagtagCGAGTGTCATCGATGAGACCGTTCCCGCCACAATCCTCTCTGAGACTCAGACGCTGAATGTGGAGATCAAGTCCAATAACGAGAAGAATGTCCTTCCAGACGAGGTCTTGCAGACGCTTCTTGATCACTACTCCAATAAGGCCAATGGCCAAGCAGAGATTTCCTTCAGTGTGGCGGACACAGAGGTCACGTCCAGCATCTCGATCAACTCTTCTGATGAGAACAGCCCCAACGAGGCTTTGGGAACCAGCTCACAAGCGCCTCCGGCCGAGAAGGCCAGCCTTCTGCAAGAGTATTCCAAGTTTCTTCAGCAAGCACTGGAAAGGACCAGTCAGAATGACACCTACCTGAACAACCAGAGTCTTACATTTGTAAATGACAGTGCCAGTCTCGCTGGCCAGCCTTTGTTTTCCACAGAGAAGCAATTCACCTCCCCATCCCGGTTCAGACCAAGCATGAATTCTCCATTGAGATCCACCTTGGAGAAACCTAACTTTAGCCTTTTAGTAGATTCCCAACACTCCTTTTCCTTTTCAGGTGATGAGACAAACCCTTCCTCAGTTTCACCGACGGAGGACTTCCTCGACCAAGTATCCTCTCCCAAAAAGACAGACGTGCAAAGCATCAGTCAGACATTTCAGATTGCTACTTTCGACCAGAACTTTCGTTCTCAATTCCCGAGCTCACGATCTGGAATATCCTCACAGTTTAGCATTGCCAGTGGACAAGTTAGCTTGAGAGGTCATGGAGGAACAGACTTTCCAGAGTTCTCTCTTGTTAGTGAAACAAGAACTCAACTAACTTCATCTCCAGATGCTACAAGCAGCCAAACCTTTGGCTAA